The nucleotide window TCGCAACACCGTCACGAACATCTTCTTCCCTGGCTTCACCATTACAACTGGCACCGTCCTCATGGTAGCCTCAACCATGTTCCACCTATCAGCCGCTCCGGCCTCGATCGGAACAACCTCTTGAGACTCCACAGTTAGCCCAGCGCGGCCCGAGGCGCGCTCGCGCGCTGAAGGGGTAAGCGCTGGGTGGCTAACGAACAGAACCTATTCCTTGCTGCCGCAGGCCGGAGCGCAGCGCAGCGGAGCGACAATAAACCCAAACGCCGCCGCTCTTGAATCGCGAGCGTCAAACTGTCCCATCCTTTCACACTCCGTCCAAAAAGGCATGGGGCAAACAGCTGGCGTTTGCTCCCGTTTTCTCAATCACTTAGGAACCTTAGAATCCCTAATTACCCCTGTGACTGGAAGCCCGGCGGGGAAGCGTTCTACGCTTATGGCATGGCGCATTGGATGGCGGAACACGAAATCTTGTCGGCTGCAGTTTTTGTGGCCCTCTCGCTCGCCCTCACTGCTTTTTTTGCTGTCCTGGAGCGGCATTACAAGCAGCCGCTGACTTCCCGCCGCAAGAACTATTTCTCATAAAAAAGAGAAAGTCCAGCTACCGTCGAATTGCTGGGCAACAAAAAGCCCGCCATTTTTCTGGCGGGCTTTTTGTTATTGAACGTTCTGTTTTTTAACCTCTATGGCACAGTAATGCTTCTGCTGCTGGAGAAGTTCCTGCCGGTGCTGTCCCAGGCTTTCACCACAATCAAATGTGATCCTGAGCCCATTGGCACATCAGTCTCAATCAATGTGCTGTTGGGTGAATGGAACACCTCCTTGAAATCAAGATAGATCTGCATGGTTGTAATCGGCGCGGCGGACTTGGCTGCTGCCACAACGTGCACTGGCGCATCCACCGCCGCTTTTTGTCCAGGAGAGCAGATGTTTACCGCGAAATTTGTGCTCTCTGAACAAGGCGGCACTGTCGCAGGAATTGACCTGGGCGTGGACAGGAAAAAGTCATTGTGAAAGGGCTGTCCCTTGGTCCACGACTTGACTTCCAGTTTGTGTTCCCCCGGCGCAAGCGTGAGGTTCTTATCGATACTGCCGCCGGTGACTTGGAACACCAGCTTGTTATCGAGATAGATCTGGCTCACGCTGGGAGCGGTCGAAGATGTAAAGCGAGAAACAATATGAGCCGGTGAAAGTCCTACCGCTCCGTCAGCGGGATGACAGACCGTGACCGTGTGATTGACCGTGCTGACCTTGCACGCGCTCGGCGGAGTTGTATTGAGCACGACGAACACCGGCCCGCCGAACCTGCTTACCATCGCCAGGTCAGGCTTGCCGTCATGATTGAAGTCGGCGACCGCAACAGAAGGATTCTCCACAATCGGGGCGTTCAAAGTCACCGGGATCAATTGAGAAGGACCGCCCGCGAACTGTGGCGGAGCCGCGAACGTTCCATCCGCATTCTGTTTCTGGATGATCAGGGTCATATGATCGGGATTAAATGCGGGATCATTTGTATCGTTGCCCACTAGCACAAAGTCCTTGTGGCCGTCGCCATCCACGTCGAACGCCGCGCCTCCCACAAGAAAACCTGGGTTCTCCACATCCACTTGAAATCCGGCGCCGCCCCCAAAAGTGCCATCGCCCTTGTTAATGGCCACGCTCACGCCTGTACAGGGTTCATGGCAGCCGTCAAAGGGCATGATCGCGTCAGTAAGGCCGTCTTGATTAATGTCCACCGCAATCAGGTCTGTTGGCGGAACGATCGGCCCGCTGATTGGATGGTCGCTGAATGAGCCATCACCATTACTCACCAGCACACCGAATGCGCCTTGCGGCACGATCACAAACGTGTTGCAGCACTCGATGTAGTAAAGATCGTCCTTGCCATCGTGATTGAAGTCGGCCCGGACGATTTTCGAAAGCAGAAAAGGATTGTCGTTGGGCGGCCTGGGATTAATTCCAATATTGCCCGTGTCCTGAAACAGCCCCAGCATTCCGCCTCTGCCGTTTCCCAAAGTCACAAGCACAGCGTTCACCGGAGAATTGCTGGAAGTCGCGATGTCCGGATTGCCGTCACCATTGAAGTCGCCTACCGCAATGGAGTTTGCGTGGGGCGCTCCGATAATGTCATGGTGCGGCTGGAACGTGCCGTCCCCATTGCCCAGCAGGATAGAGACGCTCTGTGAGGCGGCGGCCGCTCCACCGTTGGAGACCACCAGGTCCATTTTTCCATCCTTGTTCCAATCCACCGCGGCCAGGCCATTAGGCCCAGGGCCGGTAGCGAAATCCAGGTGCGGGCGGAAAGTGCCATCAC belongs to Terriglobia bacterium and includes:
- a CDS encoding IS481 family transposase, whose translation is SQHRHEHLLPWLHHYNWHRPHGSLNHVPPISRSGLDRNNLLRLHS
- a CDS encoding VCBS repeat-containing protein; the protein is MKYHLVVAFFLFASLSCFSQSFSTQSYPTGGLAGQIIAADFNGDHIPDVATVNGDTNTVSILINNGDGTFRPHLDFATGPGPNGLAAVDWNKDGKMDLVVSNGGAAAASQSVSILLGNGDGTFQPHHDIIGAPHANSIAVGDFNGDGNPDIATSSNSPVNAVLVTLGNGRGGMLGLFQDTGNIGINPRPPNDNPFLLSKIVRADFNHDGKDDLYYIECCNTFVIVPQGAFGVLVSNGDGSFSDHPISGPIVPPTDLIAVDINQDGLTDAIMPFDGCHEPCTGVSVAINKGDGTFGGGAGFQVDVENPGFLVGGAAFDVDGDGHKDFVLVGNDTNDPAFNPDHMTLIIQKQNADGTFAAPPQFAGGPSQLIPVTLNAPIVENPSVAVADFNHDGKPDLAMVSRFGGPVFVVLNTTPPSACKVSTVNHTVTVCHPADGAVGLSPAHIVSRFTSSTAPSVSQIYLDNKLVFQVTGGSIDKNLTLAPGEHKLEVKSWTKGQPFHNDFFLSTPRSIPATVPPCSESTNFAVNICSPGQKAAVDAPVHVVAAAKSAAPITTMQIYLDFKEVFHSPNSTLIETDVPMGSGSHLIVVKAWDSTGRNFSSSRSITVP